One Algibacter sp. L3A6 genomic region harbors:
- the tssD gene encoding type VI secretion system tube protein TssD — protein sequence MSFKAKLYIEGQERNLLNSVLVYSQIADYNGRPTQLPVSEPLQLAFESTKDDELFYNYMFHPDRMFKGYIRFFKRDGFQKDFDIEFANAHIINLYEHFSSTGDDPMYMHIIISYGISRVRGTIHEKKWNPSNPFEEVEETATQEEETSILDLYYENSEGEQISKLRKNKTVFLLINTSGMVGKSIDLDLSDSDFNFEYNGELLENDQLLGLEVTADTMKVELIAKKQN from the coding sequence GTGTCATTTAAAGCAAAACTATATATAGAAGGCCAAGAGCGAAACCTACTAAACTCAGTTCTAGTTTACTCACAAATAGCCGATTACAATGGCAGGCCCACACAACTGCCCGTTAGTGAGCCTTTACAACTTGCTTTCGAGTCTACTAAAGACGACGAGTTGTTTTATAATTACATGTTCCATCCAGACCGCATGTTTAAAGGATACATTCGTTTTTTTAAACGCGATGGCTTCCAAAAAGATTTTGATATTGAGTTTGCCAATGCACATATTATTAATTTATACGAGCATTTTTCATCTACAGGCGATGATCCAATGTATATGCACATTATAATATCTTATGGTATTAGTCGTGTTAGAGGAACTATTCATGAAAAAAAATGGAATCCTAGTAATCCGTTTGAAGAGGTTGAGGAGACAGCTACTCAAGAAGAAGAAACTTCTATTCTTGATTTGTACTACGAAAATAGTGAAGGAGAACAAATATCTAAACTTCGAAAAAATAAAACTGTCTTTCTTTTAATTAATACAAGTGGTATGGTCGGTAAATCTATCGATTTAGACTTAAGCGATAGTGATTTCAATTTCGAATATAATGGAGAATTATTAGAAAATGACCAGTTATTAGGTCTGGAAGTTACTGCCGACACGATGAAAGTAGAATTAATCGCAAAAAAACAAAACTAA
- a CDS encoding DUF5689 domain-containing protein, producing the protein MKNFFLNPIIVISLIIATTFSCASNDDISIPDLDKDNPTDVEANTELLAITDLFTGNVIEFDQVQNGGELVTSGFIISSDVSSNINNQIYIQDKTEDATSGLVIDVELDNIFLTHGIGREVLIKLNGLGMKKVGNELHIGVYNDGAITPISGDDFQDFVIRTNTKETIVPKILTINKILEAANSDEPLPTILVSIENVQIIDEQLNTTYANVDNSSDVDKTLINCTDEDTQTIILQNSGLSTFKALPFPTEQGTITAILSKNKLIIRDTNDIDFTEERCIDDSVLLYEDFQDITDTSSAINLDGWENVNISNPELLIRWKAKKTGDNIFAEIAKGGPSDKYQAWLITKEIQIQNSRTLKVNLNINVNSRNIDNLQIFIVDSVTGDDINFSEANEIDDIVPLENTDDFITKEATITIPDDLDSFRIGFRYNKEIGGANTEYQIDNIVISEE; encoded by the coding sequence ATGAAAAACTTCTTTTTAAACCCCATTATTGTAATTAGTTTAATTATCGCCACCACATTTTCTTGTGCTAGCAATGACGACATTAGCATACCAGATTTAGATAAAGACAACCCAACCGATGTTGAAGCTAATACCGAATTACTTGCTATTACAGATTTATTTACAGGTAATGTAATTGAGTTCGATCAGGTACAAAACGGAGGAGAATTAGTCACTTCTGGTTTTATTATTTCTAGTGATGTTAGTTCTAATATAAATAACCAAATTTATATACAAGACAAAACAGAAGATGCTACAAGTGGTCTTGTAATAGATGTTGAACTAGATAACATTTTTTTAACTCACGGAATAGGTCGCGAAGTGTTAATTAAACTTAACGGCTTAGGTATGAAGAAAGTTGGTAACGAACTACATATTGGTGTATATAACGATGGTGCCATTACTCCTATTTCGGGCGATGATTTTCAAGATTTTGTTATTAGAACAAATACCAAAGAAACTATTGTTCCTAAAATATTAACGATAAACAAAATTTTAGAAGCTGCTAATTCAGATGAACCTCTTCCAACAATTTTAGTATCTATCGAAAATGTGCAAATTATTGATGAGCAATTAAACACAACGTATGCCAATGTAGATAACAGCAGTGATGTAGATAAAACTTTAATCAATTGCACAGATGAAGATACCCAAACCATTATTTTACAAAATAGCGGTTTATCTACATTTAAAGCGCTACCCTTCCCTACAGAACAAGGTACAATTACTGCAATACTTTCAAAAAACAAACTTATTATTAGAGATACTAATGATATCGACTTTACAGAAGAGCGCTGCATAGATGATAGTGTATTGCTATATGAAGATTTTCAAGATATAACAGATACTAGTTCTGCTATTAACCTAGATGGATGGGAAAATGTCAATATTTCAAATCCAGAACTTCTTATACGTTGGAAAGCAAAAAAAACGGGAGATAATATTTTTGCTGAAATAGCAAAAGGAGGTCCTTCAGATAAATATCAAGCTTGGCTAATCACTAAAGAAATACAGATACAAAATTCTCGAACGTTAAAAGTTAATCTAAATATTAATGTAAATTCAAGAAATATTGATAATCTGCAAATATTTATTGTAGACAGTGTAACTGGAGATGATATTAATTTTTCCGAAGCTAACGAAATAGATGATATTGTACCTTTAGAAAACACTGATGATTTTATAACAAAAGAAGCAACCATAACTATACCTGACGATCTAGATAGTTTTAGAATTGGGTTTAGATATAATAAAGAAATAGGTGGAGCCAATACAGAATACCAAATAGATAACATTGTTATTTCTGAAGAATAA
- a CDS encoding AAA family ATPase yields the protein MQDFDKVVHIAHQIAKEYQHENYGTAHLIKAALNKDFALMRLLFNNDIDVYFIEEWANVHLESYPKRSHNHKDITADSDAQTVLVEAEDVKTTLDDNYPDLLSLFVAAITPGVGFSFDQLKSLPVTHTQLSDKFKDSATATSKKTANIGSNSNDDNLDKYATNKLIDAATGKYDFIIGRDKELKQISEILNRKSKPHVIILGESGVGKTALIECFAAAIYNGNIVDSLKDATLFEVNTSILLSAASYKGEIEDRLLNIFKESRNYEKPIIFIDDFHTLLEDKATNKSIANAIKSEINTGGVTLITATTSENYRKLIAVDEGLERRMETLQVEEPDDELAFRMISNNAKLYTEHHELNIADDSIREIIRLAKRYLKEKSLPDSGIDLIDRTMSAVKVSKQSLPNDIESLKSEFLDLQKENDKKTQDQRLEELDWFYLSLTNKVSAIVLDQYLDEDPTNHKTIEEKQASIIALLEKIKTHAEKEITEVTDSDLAAMVSIITGIPAGKVQTQEKERLLDMEDTLRKRVIGQDVAIKTISDAIVESRSGLSKPGQPIGSFFFSGPTGTGKTELAKSLAEFLFNDENAIIRFDMSEFKEEHSAALLYGAPPGYVGYEEGGVLVNKIRQKPYAIVLFDEIEKAHQSVFDVFLQILDEGKLHDRLGKEGDFSNAVILFTSNIGSDFISKTMEKGDVPTSNQLTDIMANYFRPEFLGRITEIVPFAPISEKIAVSIFNLHLKKELLNMAERLGITLEINEETRTYLALNGFSPVYGVRPLKGVIRNQLKRPLAKMIIADEIKPPQVVEIKLENNVVKFIPKQTKK from the coding sequence ATGCAAGATTTCGACAAAGTTGTACACATAGCACACCAAATAGCAAAAGAATATCAACATGAAAATTATGGCACCGCGCATCTTATTAAGGCGGCTCTAAATAAAGATTTTGCACTAATGCGCTTGTTGTTTAACAATGATATTGATGTTTATTTCATTGAAGAATGGGCAAACGTGCATTTGGAAAGCTACCCAAAACGCTCGCATAACCATAAAGACATAACAGCCGATAGTGATGCACAAACAGTATTAGTAGAAGCAGAAGATGTAAAAACAACTTTAGATGATAACTATCCCGATTTGTTAAGCCTTTTTGTTGCGGCCATAACACCTGGAGTTGGCTTTAGTTTCGATCAATTAAAATCCTTACCCGTTACCCATACGCAACTTAGTGATAAGTTTAAAGACAGCGCGACTGCTACTTCAAAAAAAACTGCTAATATAGGTTCTAACTCAAATGATGATAATCTAGATAAATATGCAACCAACAAACTTATCGATGCCGCCACAGGCAAATATGACTTTATTATTGGGCGAGATAAAGAACTAAAGCAAATTTCTGAAATTCTAAATAGAAAATCTAAACCACATGTTATTATATTAGGAGAATCTGGTGTTGGAAAAACTGCTTTAATTGAATGTTTTGCAGCAGCTATATATAACGGTAACATTGTAGACAGTTTAAAGGACGCTACTTTATTTGAAGTAAACACATCTATTTTATTATCGGCAGCTTCTTATAAAGGAGAAATTGAAGATCGTTTATTAAACATTTTTAAAGAATCTAGAAATTACGAAAAGCCTATCATCTTTATCGATGATTTCCACACGCTTCTAGAAGATAAAGCCACAAATAAAAGTATTGCCAATGCTATTAAATCTGAAATTAACACAGGAGGTGTAACCTTAATTACAGCTACAACTTCAGAAAATTACAGAAAATTAATAGCTGTTGATGAAGGTTTAGAAAGACGAATGGAAACTCTACAGGTTGAAGAACCAGACGATGAGTTAGCTTTTAGAATGATAAGTAATAATGCTAAACTTTATACAGAACATCACGAATTAAACATTGCCGATGATTCTATTAGAGAAATTATAAGGTTAGCTAAGCGTTACCTGAAGGAAAAAAGCCTTCCCGATTCAGGAATCGATTTAATTGACCGAACCATGTCTGCCGTTAAAGTTTCCAAACAATCGTTACCTAACGATATAGAATCTTTAAAATCAGAGTTTTTAGATTTACAAAAAGAAAACGATAAAAAAACCCAAGACCAACGCCTTGAAGAATTAGACTGGTTTTACCTATCGCTAACCAATAAAGTTAGTGCTATTGTTTTAGATCAATATTTAGATGAAGATCCAACAAACCATAAAACTATAGAAGAAAAGCAAGCAAGTATTATTGCGCTATTAGAAAAAATAAAAACCCATGCCGAAAAAGAAATCACTGAAGTAACAGATAGTGATTTGGCAGCTATGGTATCCATAATTACAGGTATTCCTGCAGGAAAAGTTCAAACGCAAGAAAAAGAACGCCTTTTGGATATGGAAGACACTTTAAGAAAACGTGTTATTGGTCAAGATGTTGCCATTAAAACCATTTCCGACGCCATAGTAGAATCTAGATCTGGATTATCAAAACCCGGGCAACCCATTGGTTCTTTCTTTTTCTCTGGACCAACAGGAACAGGAAAAACAGAATTAGCAAAATCTTTAGCTGAGTTTCTATTTAACGACGAAAATGCTATCATCCGTTTTGATATGTCGGAATTTAAAGAAGAGCATTCTGCCGCCTTGTTATATGGAGCACCTCCAGGTTACGTAGGTTATGAAGAAGGTGGTGTTTTAGTTAACAAAATACGCCAAAAGCCATACGCTATTGTTCTTTTTGATGAAATTGAAAAAGCACACCAATCTGTTTTCGATGTTTTTCTTCAAATTCTAGATGAAGGAAAGTTACACGATCGATTGGGTAAAGAAGGTGATTTCTCTAATGCCGTTATTTTGTTCACCTCCAATATTGGTTCAGATTTTATATCTAAAACCATGGAAAAAGGCGACGTACCTACATCGAACCAGCTTACAGATATTATGGCTAATTATTTCCGACCAGAATTTTTAGGGCGTATTACAGAAATTGTTCCCTTCGCTCCTATTTCAGAAAAAATAGCAGTATCTATTTTCAATTTACACTTAAAAAAGGAGCTATTAAACATGGCCGAACGTTTAGGTATAACTCTAGAAATTAACGAAGAAACACGAACCTACTTAGCCCTTAATGGGTTTTCTCCCGTATATGGTGTTAGACCGTTAAAAGGTGTGATTAGAAATCAATTAAAAAGACCTTTAGCTAAAATGATAATTGCAGATGAAATTAAACCGCCACAGGTAGTCGAAATTAAACTCGAAAACAATGTCGTGAAATTCATTCCAAAACAAACCAAAAAATAA
- a CDS encoding DUF5689 domain-containing protein gives MKNTYLKPFMLLSIIVATLFACGDDDNAITPEQDKDIEANTELLAITSLYENDIVEFNQVQNGATLIASGFIISSDVSKNINQQIYIQDKTEDPTSGVVIDVALDNIYLTHGIGQEILLKLNGLGMQKEENVIHIGAYSNGEITPISSDDFQDFVISTNNNEAIVPKTITINEILEAANSDEPLSTILVSIENVQIIDEQLNTTYANIDNNSDVDKTLINCIDEDTQTIILQNSGLSTFKALPFPTEQGAITAILSKNKLIIRDTNDIDFTEERCIDDSVLLYEDFQSVTDTNEIIELDGWENINISDPQLFIRWEAKKTNDNIFAEIEKGGPTQKYDAWLITKEVQIVNTRTLKLSVDINVNNFNSNDLEIFIVENVSGDNINFSEANEIDDIVLSEDTSGFITKETTITIPSDYDSFRIGFRYNKKSSTPSETEYQIDNIIISEE, from the coding sequence ATGAAAAACACCTATCTAAAACCCTTTATGTTATTAAGCATAATTGTAGCCACTCTATTTGCTTGTGGAGATGATGATAACGCTATAACGCCAGAGCAAGATAAAGATATAGAAGCTAATACCGAATTGCTTGCTATTACTAGCTTATATGAAAACGATATTGTAGAATTTAATCAAGTACAAAATGGAGCTACTTTAATAGCTTCAGGATTTATTATTTCTAGTGATGTTAGCAAAAACATAAATCAGCAAATTTACATACAAGATAAAACTGAGGACCCTACAAGTGGCGTTGTTATAGATGTTGCCCTAGATAATATTTACCTTACTCACGGTATAGGTCAAGAAATTCTCTTAAAGCTTAACGGACTTGGTATGCAAAAAGAGGAGAATGTAATCCATATTGGTGCTTATAGCAATGGAGAAATCACCCCCATTTCTAGCGACGATTTTCAAGATTTTGTTATCTCAACAAATAATAACGAAGCAATTGTTCCTAAAACAATAACGATAAACGAAATTCTAGAAGCTGCTAATTCAGATGAACCTCTTTCAACAATTTTAGTATCTATCGAAAATGTGCAAATTATTGATGAGCAATTAAACACAACGTATGCCAATATAGATAACAACAGTGATGTGGATAAAACTTTAATCAATTGCATAGATGAAGATACCCAAACCATTATTTTACAAAATAGCGGTTTATCTACATTTAAAGCGCTACCCTTCCCTACAGAACAAGGTGCAATAACTGCAATACTTTCAAAAAACAAACTTATTATTAGAGATACTAATGATATCGACTTTACAGAAGAGCGCTGCATAGATGATAGTGTGTTGCTATATGAAGATTTTCAAAGTGTAACAGATACTAATGAGATTATTGAGCTAGATGGATGGGAGAATATCAATATTTCAGACCCACAACTTTTTATACGTTGGGAAGCAAAAAAAACAAATGATAATATTTTTGCCGAAATAGAAAAAGGTGGACCTACTCAAAAATACGATGCTTGGTTAATCACTAAAGAAGTACAGATAGTTAATACACGTACATTAAAGCTTTCAGTAGACATCAATGTAAATAATTTTAATAGTAATGATCTTGAAATATTTATTGTAGAAAATGTTTCAGGAGATAATATTAATTTTTCAGAAGCTAACGAAATCGATGATATTGTACTTTCAGAAGACACAAGTGGTTTTATAACAAAAGAAACTACAATTACTATACCTAGCGATTATGATAGTTTTAGAATAGGTTTTAGATATAACAAAAAAAGTAGTACACCATCTGAAACAGAATACCAAATAGATAACATTATTATTTCTGAAGAATAA
- a CDS encoding carboxypeptidase regulatory-like domain-containing protein, whose product MIRFFYTLCFFCVCFSGWSQLASLKGNTIENISKKPITDAFVIIENTPIIQKTNALGEFFIEEDLPLGKITVIIRKVGYITRRFEIEIFEGKVANVKDINLHIEEEEDEDPEDKKIILSGTSLTGTVTHKQTKKVIKDARINIVGSFMTTTTDEDGYFVFNGNVPEGPIRIKVAKDEYTPKMYDIFINSGKIAYVDGITLGNDLYDIQNQQINTFTEDQLYADNNTVTNNAGFYQSSNDIFLKTAATQFSSAFYKVRGQEGANGEVMINGVVNNSPLNGDTEWNSIGGVEEAMQNNYLSFGLSSSKYSLGGTLGNLNIDTRASSQRKGGKVSYFSSNRRFSHGVNATYATGRNANGFSLAVSATKRTAFNEGYFDGTPYDSNSLLISAESRINTNNAINFTGIFNGTSRNGRSANTNEVFNLKDNKYNSNWGTVNDEIHNSSAQSISHPLLMLNHYLNLGPNTKVQTNVAYSFGTKARSRLDFNGASIDNTNNISDSFGEDPNPSRASALPSFFFADADNPDYEGATLAREEFQNNGQINWFDLFDTNINSNLSTSIYALYEDVEKHSNLSVNSVADFKINSLLNINASVGYENYNTNNFARIKNLLGGQGYLDVNTIEGSGDEIQSDLLNPNRIVSTDDDFRYNYDLNRVAFKGFLQADYKYDQFDAFIGANLKYSNNTRDGNYQNGKSPYMSLGEGEEYTFLDYNVKLGVGVEVNSENKFSIRALYGKNAPNLNNIFLNARESDNPRDFSTIDFNTLPSGTLTSEDISGLEEFIDIVQTTNLSAEIKYEYSSPLLQASATAYFNQNSDGISNRTFLGSSFNQNTSSTIQEVLTDVDKKYMGVELGLAYKLLKTLSLKSAVAIGDFRYAKNANLQYIISEGHVENLGEAALKNVHVSGTPSNVYSIGFEYKDEDNWWFEAMGNYFTGSYVDINPYFRSRDFFLDTDGAVFESFNTQDATALLKQEKLDNYLTINLFGGKYWEINNNHIGFKAGVNNILGQKHELGGYETQGQIKYDALLEDSKREQPLYGNRYWKGYGATYFANIYYRF is encoded by the coding sequence ATGATAAGATTTTTTTACACACTTTGTTTCTTCTGTGTGTGTTTCTCTGGATGGTCTCAATTAGCCTCCTTAAAAGGAAATACGATAGAAAATATTAGTAAAAAACCTATAACTGATGCCTTTGTTATAATTGAAAACACTCCGATAATTCAAAAAACAAATGCCCTTGGAGAGTTTTTTATTGAAGAAGATTTACCTCTAGGCAAAATAACCGTTATAATTAGAAAGGTTGGTTATATAACTCGAAGGTTTGAAATTGAAATTTTTGAAGGCAAAGTAGCTAATGTTAAAGACATAAATCTACATATTGAAGAAGAGGAAGATGAAGATCCTGAAGACAAAAAAATAATATTATCTGGTACTTCCCTAACCGGAACTGTAACTCACAAACAAACCAAAAAGGTTATTAAAGATGCTCGAATAAACATTGTAGGATCTTTTATGACGACTACAACAGATGAGGATGGCTACTTTGTTTTTAATGGTAATGTTCCTGAAGGACCTATTAGAATAAAAGTTGCTAAAGATGAGTACACTCCAAAAATGTACGATATTTTTATTAATAGCGGGAAAATTGCCTATGTGGATGGTATCACTTTAGGGAATGATCTTTATGATATACAAAACCAACAGATAAATACTTTTACAGAAGATCAATTATACGCAGATAATAATACAGTAACTAATAATGCTGGTTTTTATCAATCCTCAAACGATATTTTCTTAAAAACAGCGGCTACTCAATTTAGTTCTGCCTTTTATAAAGTAAGAGGACAAGAGGGAGCAAACGGCGAAGTAATGATTAATGGTGTGGTTAATAACTCACCTTTAAACGGAGATACCGAATGGAATAGTATTGGAGGTGTAGAGGAAGCTATGCAGAATAACTATTTAAGCTTTGGTTTATCTTCATCTAAATATAGTTTAGGTGGTACTTTAGGAAATTTAAATATAGACACCAGGGCATCTTCACAAAGAAAAGGAGGTAAAGTTTCTTACTTCTCTTCTAACCGACGCTTTTCTCATGGCGTGAACGCGACGTATGCCACTGGAAGAAATGCTAACGGATTTTCACTAGCTGTTTCTGCTACAAAAAGAACTGCTTTTAACGAAGGTTATTTTGATGGCACACCATACGATTCTAACTCGCTTCTTATTAGCGCAGAATCTAGAATAAATACTAATAATGCTATTAACTTTACTGGTATTTTTAATGGAACCAGCCGTAATGGAAGATCTGCAAACACCAACGAAGTTTTCAACCTTAAAGATAATAAGTACAATAGTAACTGGGGAACAGTAAACGACGAAATTCACAACTCTAGTGCTCAAAGTATATCGCACCCCCTTTTAATGTTAAATCATTATCTAAACTTGGGGCCTAACACTAAAGTTCAAACTAATGTTGCTTATAGTTTTGGCACTAAAGCTAGAAGTCGTTTAGATTTTAATGGTGCTAGTATTGATAATACTAATAATATTTCGGACTCTTTTGGTGAAGATCCAAACCCAAGTAGAGCTTCTGCCCTACCAAGTTTTTTCTTTGCAGATGCCGATAACCCAGACTATGAAGGTGCTACTTTAGCAAGAGAAGAATTTCAGAATAATGGTCAAATTAATTGGTTCGATTTATTTGATACTAATATTAATAGTAATTTAAGCACTTCTATTTATGCACTTTACGAAGATGTTGAAAAGCACTCTAATCTTTCGGTTAACTCTGTAGCAGATTTTAAAATAAATTCTCTTTTAAACATTAACGCTTCTGTGGGTTACGAAAATTATAATACGAATAATTTCGCAAGAATAAAAAACCTTTTAGGAGGTCAAGGTTATTTGGATGTTAATACTATTGAGGGTTCTGGAGATGAAATACAATCCGATTTATTAAACCCAAATCGAATAGTTTCTACTGATGATGATTTTAGATATAATTACGACTTAAATAGAGTAGCCTTTAAAGGGTTTCTTCAAGCAGATTATAAGTACGACCAATTTGATGCTTTTATTGGTGCAAACCTTAAATACTCTAATAATACTAGAGATGGTAATTATCAAAACGGAAAATCTCCATATATGTCATTAGGCGAAGGAGAAGAATATACATTTTTAGACTACAATGTAAAATTAGGTGTTGGTGTTGAAGTAAATTCAGAAAATAAATTTAGCATTAGAGCTTTATACGGTAAAAATGCACCAAACCTAAATAACATATTTTTAAACGCCAGAGAAAGTGATAACCCAAGAGATTTCTCTACTATTGATTTCAATACGTTACCTTCAGGAACATTAACTAGTGAAGATATTAGTGGTTTAGAAGAGTTTATAGATATTGTACAAACTACAAACCTTTCGGCCGAAATAAAATACGAATATAGTTCCCCTTTACTTCAGGCGAGTGCCACTGCTTATTTTAATCAAAATTCCGACGGTATATCAAACAGAACTTTCTTAGGGTCTAGTTTCAACCAAAACACATCGTCTACCATACAAGAAGTGCTTACAGATGTAGATAAAAAATATATGGGTGTAGAACTTGGTTTAGCTTACAAATTACTTAAAACTCTAAGCCTAAAAAGTGCTGTAGCCATAGGCGATTTTAGATATGCAAAAAACGCCAATTTACAATATATTATTTCTGAAGGTCATGTTGAAAACCTAGGTGAAGCCGCTTTAAAAAATGTACACGTATCTGGTACGCCATCTAATGTGTATTCTATAGGTTTTGAGTATAAAGATGAAGATAACTGGTGGTTTGAGGCCATGGGTAATTACTTTACCGGTAGCTATGTAGACATAAACCCTTACTTTAGATCGCGCGATTTTTTCTTAGATACAGATGGCGCTGTATTCGAAAGCTTTAACACTCAAGATGCTACAGCATTATTAAAGCAAGAAAAACTAGACAACTACCTAACTATTAACTTATTTGGTGGAAAATATTGGGAAATTAATAATAACCACATTGGCTTTAAAGCAGGTGTAAATAATATTTTAGGTCAAAAACACGAACTAGGTGGGTATGAAACTCAAGGACAAATAAAATATGATGCCTTATTAGAAGACTCTAAACGCGAACAACCACTATATGGAAATCGTTACTGGAAAGGTTACGGTGCTACCTATTTTGCAAATATTTATTACAGATTTTAA
- the tssD gene encoding type VI secretion system tube protein TssD, with protein MAFKTKLKVGGNEYNVLSCSYALKQETDATGRPSSVTRGGEIKVTIESTGGTELFEWQCSSFERRDGSIEFTKRDTDAKLKEVNFEEGYLTFYREDFDASGTNPLTQTFTISAKKLSSGGGIHENEWPV; from the coding sequence ATGGCTTTTAAAACAAAGTTAAAAGTAGGAGGAAATGAGTACAACGTATTAAGTTGTAGTTATGCTCTTAAACAAGAAACAGATGCAACTGGAAGACCTTCTTCTGTAACAAGAGGAGGAGAGATTAAAGTTACAATCGAATCAACAGGCGGAACAGAATTGTTCGAATGGCAATGTAGTAGTTTTGAGCGCAGAGATGGATCTATTGAATTTACAAAAAGAGACACTGATGCTAAATTAAAAGAAGTAAACTTCGAAGAAGGATACTTAACTTTTTACAGAGAAGATTTTGATGCTTCAGGTACTAATCCATTAACTCAAACGTTTACTATTTCTGCTAAGAAACTTTCTAGTGGTGGTGGAATTCATGAGAATGAGTGGCCAGTATAA
- a CDS encoding type VI secretion system contractile sheath protein TssC, whose protein sequence is MSLIQDKSSESENNRDFEINQLEDLSFDVLETIIPELRYLNSNKPQEKHNFLKTSVSKKDKEELLLTLDLWEEILKEDAETDEMIDSTSQKITDTGLNYIKNLNLLVQKSKDLEVAYKSVALFFENTQKKKVHNLTILNADLEQLKDLDNPVFIDAVRNEINDAYDRLDLVDNYSLLIIPGYLGSNMVLDKWAKIAHDNKVLLITDFAHLDGPDDVVELFESTDHVRADIFLSNTIMTCNWLVGRGRHDYINEDDDLYIPPSTSLAGKIYSNKMSQASAGTKFGVLARIGGVSFDLKKNDLASLERLGLIPMVYKNGEIIAFSAKTMFNGDNLGLQTYSVVRVFDYVSKALIDYFNRKTFENFNVRTRKEFMREIVDFLDNNTGSQKLIESFAIKRLEQDSQHKDRVYLELHMEPYFPAKNFLIRLDGKIGGSGKANTWEASYEQKARG, encoded by the coding sequence ATGTCATTAATTCAAGATAAAAGTTCTGAAAGTGAAAATAATCGCGATTTTGAGATTAATCAATTAGAAGATTTAAGTTTTGATGTTTTGGAAACCATTATTCCAGAATTAAGATATTTGAACTCTAACAAGCCTCAAGAAAAGCATAACTTTTTAAAAACATCTGTAAGTAAAAAAGATAAAGAAGAGCTTTTATTAACTCTTGATTTATGGGAAGAAATACTTAAAGAGGATGCTGAAACTGATGAGATGATAGATTCTACCTCGCAGAAAATAACAGATACCGGTTTAAATTATATTAAAAATTTAAACTTGTTGGTGCAGAAATCTAAAGATTTGGAGGTGGCGTACAAATCTGTTGCTTTGTTTTTTGAAAATACACAGAAAAAAAAGGTACATAATTTAACCATTTTAAATGCCGATTTAGAACAGCTAAAAGATTTAGATAATCCTGTGTTTATTGATGCTGTGCGCAATGAAATTAACGATGCTTATGATAGGTTAGATTTAGTTGATAATTACTCACTTTTAATTATTCCAGGGTATTTAGGAAGTAATATGGTTTTAGATAAATGGGCTAAAATAGCTCATGATAATAAAGTGTTATTAATTACAGATTTTGCTCATTTGGATGGTCCAGATGATGTGGTAGAACTATTTGAAAGTACAGACCATGTTCGAGCAGATATTTTCTTGTCGAATACCATCATGACCTGTAATTGGTTGGTTGGTAGAGGTAGGCATGATTACATTAATGAGGACGATGATTTATACATTCCGCCATCTACATCCTTAGCAGGTAAAATTTACAGTAATAAAATGTCTCAAGCGAGTGCTGGAACAAAGTTTGGTGTTTTGGCAAGAATTGGAGGTGTAAGTTTTGATCTCAAAAAAAATGATTTAGCATCATTGGAGCGCCTTGGTTTAATTCCGATGGTTTATAAAAATGGCGAGATTATAGCTTTTTCGGCCAAAACAATGTTTAATGGTGATAATTTAGGGCTACAAACTTATTCTGTGGTTAGAGTCTTTGATTACGTAAGCAAGGCGCTTATCGATTATTTTAACAGAAAAACTTTTGAGAATTTTAATGTCCGTACTAGAAAAGAATTTATGCGGGAAATAGTAGATTTTTTAGATAATAACACAGGATCACAAAAATTGATTGAGAGTTTTGCCATAAAGCGTTTAGAACAAGACTCCCAACATAAAGATCGTGTTTACTTAGAATTACATATGGAACCTTATTTTCCTGCTAAAAACTTCTTAATTAGGTTGGATGGTAAAATTGGTGGTTCAGGTAAGGCTAATACTTGGGAAGCGTCTTATGAGCAAAAGGCTAGGGGGTAG